AGACCCTACTCtagaccatcatcaccatcaggagATGAGCTTTAGTCCCACTATCGGTTCACTGCCAGCCATATCTTCACAAACATCACAAACCGTTTGTGAGCTCACAATAGACCCGTTGGTGCGTCGTCCagcggtttgttgtttttacgTTAACCACCAGGCCCTGAACTCACGGGCCACTGTCCCCGCTCTGGTTGGCTATTTGGCGCCGTGCATTGTTTGCTGCACCGGAGTGGACGCGCGTGCGATGTGTAACGGAAAACCTcggaaaaattaataatatggCTTACGAAGGGATTAGCTGGCGACGGTTTTTGGCatgcagcgagcgagccgagccgagttcCACCAGCAGTTCCGGTTCACAGCTCGATACCAACGTCGGTATCGCGTCCTTTGATATGGTAAACGACCGGAGACCAACGACGAGTGCCGAGGACCGAGACCTTCCACCCTCGCTAGTGGTCGaatgcttttgttgttgttagaaGTCTCCGCCATTGATGCCACTGCAGGAAAGGCCGCAACAAGGCTGCTGACTACTTGCCGCTGCACCGATCAGATATCAGCGCCACAAAAGCGCGTCGctggttcggtccggtccggggttgttggtcggttggttgtttgctgAATCGCAACACCTCACCCTCGCTGCAGGTGGACCACTAAAGAGCTtaacggtttttttgttttgaaaattcacTTCGAACCTGACGTAGTGACGGCCGTGTCGTGGTCCCTGTCCCAAGGATAGCAAAGAGAGTTGTTCCCGGGAGTGTCCGTAACAGCGACGCCAGTCGACCGTTGCCCGGGATTATActattttattatatttaagGTGATTAAGGGCGCAGGTTGGTCTTCCGGATCCGCcttccggacggacggacggtagTAGTTCACCGGAACCGTCGCTGTAATTGCGAGGCTTTACATGGTGCCCCGtaccccgtgtgtgtgtgtgtcttcgctTTCGTGGATATGACCCGTACGAGTGACCTCCCTGTATCGGAAGTtacgacaaaaaaaagccgTGGAGGTGCCCAAGGGCGGCGAGAAGATCACCTTTCGTTCACCTCACGTCACAACACACTTGTCCACGGTgtccgcggtggtggtgctgcggttcGTTGACTATTCGTTGGACCAAAAATAAGGAATAAGGAAAAGACGACGGGCGCGATGATGTCCGCCTTGTAATGTGATTATGTTGGTAAGCTTTTAGAGAAATGATTTGTCGGGAAGGCGGAGCACCCCGAAGACAGGGAAAGAAGGTGCATTGAAGGTTCGCGGATTAAAGGCGTGGACCGTTAGGGGTCACGTTACGCACAACCTATGCTCACGACCAACGGTGCAACGATACGATGCACTTCCGCCACCGGATTTTTTCGGCGGTACTTTGGTGTGCAGGGATTGATCAAAGTAGGTTACAACTTCCGGACTTTGTTCCGGGCTGATCGAGAGGTGTAATTCGAGCGTTTAAAcatcgaacacacgcacacaacgctTACAAACGATCCCGTTGTGCCACCGGAAGTCACCGGAGGGATAAGGTATTAAGGTATTACCGTTTTAGTGGAGTtcagagagggggagaggggaggaccaacccaaaaaccggaagtCCGGATGTGTCTGAACAGGCTGCAACAACAGTAAACcccccaaacaaaaaccggTGGTCAATGGTGCGCGATAATGCGCGATAAATTGAATCGCGAGATGCGATCGCGACGTCGATACTCATCCAGGGGTGTCTGTCCCGTCGCCGTCTGTTGGTCATTTCCACCAGCACAAAAACAACTAGCCCTTCTCAATCAAAGGAGTCATTACACAGACGAGGTGCTAATGATAGTCAACGGACAGTCAACGAGATTACTGCGCTGTTggagttgcagcagcattccaatgACACCTTTTCCAGCCGCTGCGTACTGGAGAGCGCAATTACACTTTATAACCGGGGGcacgcggacacacggacacaagtGTTTGCAGCTTAGCGCGACTCTAGACCTTTTTGGAATCCCCGCACGTGACACTTGACGTCGGATTTTCCGCAGCAACCAACACCAGGCCATCAAAACATCAACAGCCGCTGATCAGCGCTCGGCCTCACGGCTTAGTAAGGTGATaattaacctttttttccGAAAGTCGTGGCCGTAGCTGCCGTTGcgataaatgaataaaattataattGAAATGTCCAttcgcggtgcgcggtgcgcgcGTTTTTGGACAATACCCTGTTGTAGCACCGTACTAAATCATATTATTCCACATTCCCTTCCATCCTTTCACGAAGCGCGACGTCGCGAATCGCATTGCCAAAACCGTGGCGTTGCGGCTACTGCTTATCACCCTCGGTGACCGCAAGCGCAACCGGAAACGTAGGCCAACCGCCAACGGTCTGCCTGGAAGGTGCTAAATGGTAGCAGCCGGCTGGTCGTGTGTCGTCCATTTGTTGTTTAGTAAGGGggtgttttgtggtggtggtgtatgtaAATTATGTGGCCAACAAGGCCACAACACAGCGGTCGGGTTGATGGGGTTAAAAAGGGTTCGGTGGGTGAGATGATGGCTTGGTGGCTTGGAtttggaaaaaggggttggttCTCTTAAGGGGTTGATTATTTATGCCATTAATCGGCTCGCCTGCATCATCACACTtttcggggaggggagggtgttACCATCACCCACTCCTGTTTGGTACGATAAACCACCCACACGATGGCTTGCTATCGTAGATAAGACACCGAaggatcgtcatcatcaaggAGACCTACTTTCCAATACAGTTTTTGGTCGAAACATTTTAAACTTGCGACCGTGTTATGGCATTCCCCAGGCTTACTCTTTTCCACCGAGAAGCAAGCGTAACCAATCGCACAAATGTCACTCTTGGCCTTTCgaatcgccccccccccctccccaaaaaggcaagTGTCAGAGGTATTCGTTCCGGTCAGCGACGCTAAACATCGCAATTCTTGATGGTGCTTCTGTCTTTGTTGCTCTGTTCCCTCATTCTATCGTTGCAAATGTCGCAGCAGGCCTTGGTTGCTGTTAACAACGGCGCAGGAAATTGACATTTCCCGGACTTTCCCGAGGGTGCGCTGGGGTTTTTCCGGCCAGCCCAGATTGTCTTGTCACGTCGGAAAGGTCTAAATCTTTGGCCGGAACCCCCGGGTGGGGTTATTAAAttagaaaccaaaaaaagggggaaatacACGCTTATTGTTATTAGCATAGTGTATGTCAGAACCCAGAaatggagcgagagagaggagaaggtggtggaagTAGCCTTTGATCTGGCCTCTTCTTCGGTCCTTTGCGAAATGGTTCTCCCACCCCAACCCCTCCTACCGTGTCTATTGTTCTCCTGTTGGCATTAAGTTTTGATATGTAAATTTGCGTTCGTGAAGCTCGGGAGATTTAACACCGACCAGCACGAGGTGCGACCGATTTTGGATGGTATCCTGCTAGATTAGGGGATACACCACGAGGTCACGAAGGTTTAGTTGAGGTTCTGTggatacaaacacacaaactttGTGCCCTGTGCTTCAACTTCCAGACGAAGGTCCGGTCTAGCGACCTTCCAGTGTGTCACCACAAATGGGCAAACAATTTAATACATTAGCTCCACCAACTAGTGGACTATCCGATGGGAACGGCCGAGAAGTTTGGTCACCAGACCAGGCAAGAGCAACTTTCGTCCCACAGATAAGCTCGGGAATCAATTCGACGGGATTCAGGTGTATAGGAACAAGAACTGCAGAGAGGAGAAAGGAAGCTAGGGCTGGGTATTACCAGCGTGAATTCTAATTAATCTTTGCCAACGTTTTACAAGCGGTGGAGGTATGATGTGTTACAATTTATAGTCCATACGTGCAGCACGTGACGAGCGTCTCCGGTATTCAACGAAACAGTATTCTCATTTTTAAGGCGGAAACTACAATCGATCTTGAAGGGGAGGCGGACAAACACCCCCGAATAGCGACGCGAATTCCATTGGAGAAATGGATAGTGTTGTAGTCCGAGTGAGTTTGGAATTTCCCTTCACTTGCACCAGCAGATGTGCAGCCAGCCCCCGGCCGGTGTTTGATGTGGTTTAAAGTTGCCGAAAttgaacaacacaaaaaaaatacaaacgcACCGAACCGTGATGCCCTGGAGGGGCGGTGGAAATCGGTGGCAACCACATGactcgcacaccacacacaacacgtcGTCGACATGTTGGCGGcaggaatggaaaatttattgagcggaagaaattgatttacaaTAATTCTTTGGcgctttggttatttttatttatgagTCCGGTCCTTCTCGAGACCCTCGTATGGTTGCCGACTCGTGGTAGCGGGAATGACATTTTGTTCGAGTTTTTGACAGCAACTTGGAAGCACCATAAATAATGGTTCCAGTTGATAAAAAGTCCCTACACCCCCAGGTTCGGAACGACCTTGGCCAATGTTTCATCGACCATGTTCCATGCCCAATCCCGCATGCTGTATTGGAATCCAATTGAAGACCTCTGGGGATTCGCAAAACATGTGCAATGTTCATGTAAAGCACGTTAATTTACCGAACGAAGCGCGATAACTCCccacgacaacaacacgcGGCTACACGCGAAGTTGGTACGATTTGTCCATtccatttgttgtttgttttgctttgctgtaTTCGGTGGGGTtaaataatttcaatttaatttccgCGAAACATGCAGCAACTGACTTCCAGCAACGCGTGAGAAGTTGCTGGAGTGCTGGGGAACTACCACAGGTCGTGGGCGCTCGGGATGTACGTGTGAGAAGTTCACGCGCGACCTCCTCCGAAAGAGGTTCGACGCCCATCCTCTACCGCTGGAACCTAAAGGTAGGTAACCATCTCGAGTGACCTTTTCCCTCCCGGAACGGTAAGTATCTTTCGCGTGTtccgttgccagccagccagcagaagttgctgctgcatcaacaAAGGGCGGTACAGCTCACGTTGGTTGGCGTCGCGCGGCCAGCTAATCTTGCCGCGAGATCCTTCCGTACTGGACGCGCCACCGCGCCACGGATCCGGGCGGTGCGCTCTTTATTTATGCACCAGTTACGACCGCAGACCCCGGCGGCCTATCGGCTACCGACTACCGACGGCCTACAGCTGAGAGCAACTGGAACGGGAGTGATGGCTATAACCGGTAACGTCACGAATACGGCGACGAATACCGTCCTTCCCTGCTAGACGCTCCGTgccattgatgatgatgatgatgatgatgaagatgagaatGCACGAGACATGAATTcatgttttgcgtttgtttcacttcacatcttccatcttccagccggacgggcggacggCCAGCCTCGCGCCAAACCAAGCATTTTTCTCCAATTGGTTCTGGCGCGCCGAAGCCCCGAATGCCACGGTGTCCGGTCGGAGAGAGGACGTCGCATCCCCGCCCAACCAGTGAAGtacaaagcaaacaacgacGAATTCCTcaagaggtgcagcagcagcagcagcagcagcagcagcaacagcagcagccgtaggaGACGAGACGCTCGCGACACAACCGCGACTCCAGAACCCGGGAGTCTCCCGGACTGTGCTTTGCGCGATCATGTTGCGCTGCGGCGCTCAGAAATCAAGGCGTTgctcgtcgtagtcgtcggaATACTTGTGAacacacgacgacgtcggTGTGCAAGGCAGACCGCATAATGTGTGTGCCCGCCGTCGCGCACCGTCAGTTCGCGGGAGTGATGCTTGGGAATTTGGAGTATGTTGCGACAGGCCGCGTGTACTCTTGTGGCTATCTTAATACAGCGGAGCGCAGAACGGCAAAAACaagggaagaggaaaggaagacGAGCGCAAATTCTCGAGAAGTTGTACCGAAAACCCTCCCCTAATCCAATCCGGATACcggaaaaggagaagcagaaggaggaaagcAGCGATGGAGCAACGGCGCAATACGACACGAATTCGACGACACGATTTCTGATGAACGAGCGCATCCCTCACGGAGACCGTAGATGAAGAAAGGAGATGAAATCTACTTGGACAGAGCGGCGGACAGAGTGGCGGACACGGTGGCGGAAATGCGCGACAAGTCCTAGGCAAACCTATCGCTAAAGTGACAAAGTGAATCTCCTCAACCTAGACGTGCCCATATGGGCGTTAAAGCAAAACCTGCACTACACATGGCTACCACCACTACGTGCGAGACGAGACGGGACGTGACGACTAGAAAATTGGAGAACCGGAGAACGCAACTAACGGAACAAGACTCTAAATCAATCGATGACGGACTTGGACGAACACCGATTAGAGGCGACAAGGCGACTACTAGCTAcaagcaccactaccaccgacaAAACTAGAGAGCTCTAGGAAAGAGTTGAAAGAAGCTAAACTCAGAACACGGGACGAggcccattttttttttggtttttactcAAGGATTTCGCCTTTTATTTTCTCTCATTCTACTTGCGACATCGACACAGGGACAGCTATCTAATCCGACCGGAACGAACGATCCTATCCTAGGTTGCTAGACagggagcgaacgaaagagTGGATCAGAGAAGGCCCCGCGATGGATGCCTACAGACGCAGAGTCCAGTAAAGTAcggtacacatacacactacaAAACTTACTTACTGGTGAATACTTATGAATCTACATAACCAAGCCGCTAGGTAGGTAAGTAGTACAACGAAGtagaataatttaaataaatattaagATACACCACAATAAATAGGCCGAGGTAGATACACGCTAACGAGACGCTTAGGCTAGAGGGTTTTACATCAATGGTTGCTATGGTAACCAGGGAATGGTTTACTTTTGTACATTCTCGGGCAGACTACAGACTAAATGGCGGGCTTTACAACTAAGGCTACTTTGATACTAGGCTAATGGGGAGAGTGGAATGTTATGAAGTTTCGGTTGACAGACGACGATTGTGTCAGTCGAAAGTTCATAGCACAGCGCTAGGTACACCTAGCACTACCGTCTACTACTCCAGGGGCTGTAAGGCGAAAACTTGTAGTCcgtgctactaccaccaccagcaccagtagcagcagcagtgtggcCGTACTTGCCCACACCACCGGCCGACCCCGGTATCGCACCCTGTAagctactgttgctgtacGGGCTAAAGATACCGCCGGTACCAAAGCTGGACGAAAACGCCGAACCGACCCCGtacgggctgctgctgctcaggtTCACAAAATCATCCAACGTCCCGTGGTACGACCGGTTCGGTGTATTCTGATGGAAACTGAACAGTGGCGGCAGTGGAGGCGTTTTCGACTGCGCATTGCTACCGAACagggcaccgacaccggctgCCACGAGCGGTGACGAAGAAGCGCCCCGGTGGTTACTACCGATTGTGCCGTGTTGTTGGCCACCGCTAGAGGGCGTACCGGTGGTTAGATTGTGATTGATCGTCTTGTGATCATTGTTATTGTTACTGTGGTTAGTGGAGTGAGCGGTGGTGATGTTCGACTCGgtggtgccaccaccaccggccggtaAGGTTGTCGTCGTTACCGACGGAGAAGCAATAGAGGATGGCACAGAGGAGGAAGAACCGGCGGCGGTGACACCCGCGTGATGTTCCACGCCCGACGTCGAAACCTGCGAGGTGGACGAACCCAGTGAAGAGTTGCCACTCGAGGAGCTCGAGCTTGAAGAGTTGAGAGTAACGTTAAGGTTAAGGGACGTATTGTTAGCTGAACCGACGGATGTATTAAGCGTACCCGTGGCCGACTCAACCGACGGCTGAGTGGCAGCACGGTACAGATGCACCTGCACCAGATGGATGACGTCCGATTCGGACTGGAGGGAGTGAAGCTGGGTGCTGGTTTTGGCAAGCAGTGCATGGACATCGCCGAAGAGATTGTCCAGCAATTTACCTGTGGTGAAGAGGACTATCGCCTTGAGGCAGGAGTACTCGGCCGAATCGACGTGCAGTGCCTTCAGCTTCTCCACCTGCTCCTGGAATATCCGGATGTGGTCCATGAAGGCGACTACCCGATCGGCGGCCATCGGTGACGCGTGCAGACCGGCCGCCGCCAGGAGCGGGGCCACGTGCAGTGGCATCGAGCACTGGGACGCATTGAGCACGAACAGCTCGGACCAGACGAGCCGCAGCAGGGCCACCTGGTCGGTGACCTGGAGATCCGGGAAGAAGGGGATGTTGCGGGCCCACTCGACGGCGGAGAACAGCAGCCGGGCGGCCAGCTCGCAGATATTGTCGATGCCCATGATGTTGTTCGTCTGCATGCACTGACCGTACCGGGACGTCGGATACGGTTccgctcgcagcagcagcgagatgtAGGAACTTAGATACGAGTGACCGTTGAAACCGGTCACGGCCTCACCATTCGGTATCGAGTACTGACCGTACGGTATGCCCGGTGGTTGCGACGGTGGCACACGTCCTCGTTGAACGGCtgcaacagagagaaagagagagaaacgaggATTAGAATTTGACTTTCGAACGagtctcgacgacgacggtgatctCGACGAAAAGATCCGGCACCGGCCTACTCCGCTACACACCACCAATTgtcattcaatttcatttgttCCCGAGCGAAAACCcgatttaaatattcattacaATCATAGCAACGATGACAGCGTTACCCATACAAACACCCAGCACCTCGAtggaccccaaaaaaaaaacggaatgtcCGCTTCGGTCCCCAAGTACTTGAGGTGCTAACGGTTGCGTGTACTCGAAGAAACCCAACAGAAAGAAggcggagggagggaaagggggtcACAACCGTGATTATGATGTTGCGCTAGTGCCTCGCGTCATCGCGCGTTAATCCATGCTTCTATTCCAGGGCGCGCACTCGTCGAAGGCCTTCACCTGAGCGACCGGCGATCACACAATTAACTCAACCTGCGCCTAGAGGATTGACAAACGAGCATTCGTGGCCGCGCTAGTGGTTGTGCCTGGTTGTGCCGAGaacgcgcaccagcaccagcaccagcacccggGGTAGGACACTTGAAGTAGaagtttaaacaaacaatggcCGCCGTGGTTTCGAGTGAGGGAGGGAAATGAGcattaattatttatgattacgaccgtcgccgtcgtcgtcatcgacgttGATGGACGcgcgttcgtcgttcgttgtttCGCTGGTGTCGAAAGTCGTCCGCAGTGGTGCTCAGAGAGGCCACCACAAGAGGTCAGCACcagtcgtggccgtcgtcgtcgtcgtcgtcgtcgtcatcatcgtcgaaggGGCTCTAGTAAACCAAAGTGTCTCTACTCCCTGCACCGTGATGGATGTGTTTGTGGTCGTATCAGCAATGAGGCCCTCTCGTCAGTCGCATCGGTCTATAGCTGGTTCGAGTAACCTGTCACTGGGATGTTTTCGGTCCGTTACTATCAGCAGCGATGAGGGTTTTGCGCCAGAGAGCgagcaaccatcatcacaacaAACCGATCTGAGGATCGAGGAGCCGCCTCGATCGCTTTCAATCCAAAGTCCAAAGGAGCTTATCaacgaaacataaatttgGAAGCCTGACGGACTGATAATGCCGTGCTGcaggtagtagtagcaaccaacgccaacggaCCAACGGCTTTGACTactcctgcttcctgctgtcAAGGGTGTGCTTGCTCAAGGAATTGAGATGGCACATTAACGAGAAGCGATGGACCGCCCGAGGCTGTTCGCGCTCGGGTAGCTTATGGTTTCCCACCTTCTCTGCCGGATAAGGTATGGTAATTGAATCAAATTGGAAAGAAAATCCGCAAACCGGGAGCCGGTACAAATAATCATATCTCGCCGGTTAAGGGATCATCACTACCTCTTGCAGCTTCAGGCGAGGAGAGAGGCCGCTTGCGCCGTCCAAGTACCAAGCCGAGCCGAGTCAACGGTTCAGCATAAATCAGATAATTAAGCCCGGTCTGTgtgagagcgcgcgcgccccagtGCTTTCGAGTACCAGACGCTACCAGACCAGCAAGTCAATAAAATGCAGCCTTAACGTGATCCGAACCGAGGGAGGCAGTGGCGGGCTCTTGGGGCCGACATTTAAGACTTTCACTCCGTGCTTCTCGGGCGCAGTTGGAGTGGCCagcattattgttattattcaTGTTAACACACTCGCGAGCATCGATTATTAATgctatttaaaatgaaataaaatagtCAATAAATCTCTGTTCCCTGGGGGCCAGTGTCTGGACGGTTCGCTCTGAACAACGTTCAGCCTGGCGTCGTGGACACGGAACCCACGCTGCTGACGGCGATGTTTGAAGATGCAGAGTGCTGGAAGACCATACGGCACCGGAATCTGCCCACGGATACCGAACACCAAGACacttgtagcagcagcagtagttggtccaggtgccagccagccagggctTTGCGTTGTACGATTTTtaattcctttccattttgtaTTCTGCGCTCTCTTCTGCAACGTGCTCGGCTACGGGCATGCTTACAATGCTGTGCTCGCCTCGGAGGACACCCTCGCCAGTGCTGGCGCTGATGCCTCTCAGTTGGACCTGGGCCCATGGGAAAGCAATATGAAATGActtttgattgctttttcgGCTCGCTTtggtcgtgtgcgtgtgccgagAGGCCAAGTAATAAGTAATTTGTGTCTGTATCGTTCCCCCCGATGGCCAGACCTCGGTggagaaagggaagcaaaGCTTTAAAGCATGAAATTGATGATTTACTGAGCATGATCGCTTCGagtgcgatcgatcggaatcgaGGCACATCTCGGAATGGCATTAGTCTAGTATTCTTATCTCTCGCCTCAGCAGCCAGTCAATGTTAACGTGAAAAACGCTCCGCGTAATTGACAAGTCCGGTCACTGTGCTTTAAACACCTGCTGCTATCAGGAAGTCCTGTCATTCTTGTGGTGCCGCGGACATCGCGCTTTTGTACGAGCGATCTTATCACCAGCTGCCGCGTGAACAGGCGGCGACTGTTCACTTCCGTATCCTGTTTCACTTCACCGAGACCGGAAGAGGACATTTTCAGTGGTTGCTTCAACATTTCACTTCCATCGCGGTGGGCATCACGGATCGAAGCGGATATTTAAAATATGAACAAGCGAATGACACAaatgcaccgatgcaccaATGCAGTGTCCGCACCGGGTGCCAGCGACCCACCGGAACAGTGAGATAGTGAAcggaaggaacaaaaaaaaagtgtgtgtAAAAGTTgccagaccaaccaaccaaccgagcggCCATGCCACAGCGCATTGGTTGTTAATTGAAGGCACAGCGCCACgtgcacaaaaaaaatggactgACCGTAATATTTTTATGCACCCATTCGCAGCTtcatgaaacataaaaaagaaagaaccacagaatttatgctgcataaaaattggaaacataaaaaccgatctctgcaaaaaaaaccggtgcAACGGTGACTGCAGTAGCACCTTGGtaccatcgaaccgaaccggagctCGATTGATTTAGATAAAAAACGTGCAGGTCAAACGATTTATAATAAATGGCGGTCCACCTGGCTGACCTTTTGGCCGGATTGAGCTTCACTACATAACCCCATGGGGTCGCGGTTGTAAAATTTATCGCCATTTTCCCAGCAGCGCAACAAGTTGCGGTTTGGTAAAATTGAGGATTTACAAACACCGAGTTGCTGGTGCGTCGAGAGCAGCGCTGTCGTCCTTGCTATGCTGGTGACAGAGGAGGACACGAGCAGCGTAGAACAGCGAGATCATTCCTGGAACTCGCGTTAGGTCGTTAGGAGCGACGAGCGAGCGCGACACGACATTCGATCAAAATCGCGAAACTACTCGCGCGCTGCGCCTCGGACGTAATTAATTGTCCCCGGCCTGTCCTCGCACGGTTCACCCGTGAGTGGAGGAAGCTGGAAACTCACGAATTTCCCTTCGACGCGCGCAAGGCCGCAAGGCGATCGCACGGCGATCTGTCCAGTCGAGCGAGTTTCGTATTCTTTGGACGGTTGAAATCTTCATCTCTTCGGACGTGACTGTCCTCGCTGCACCGCTTGCACTGCATTCTCAAGGAGCGATTGCTTTCGGACAATTTGCTCCTTGCAGCTTGACCGAGCCTCCCTAGCCTTGTGGTGTCACTTGGGCATGTGTTTaagcgaaaattgaattcagtTTATGACGCTTTTCGTTGTTGAGTGAATCTCGTTTCTCGATGGCAACCGGAGCAAATTAGCATCCGTCAGTTAGTTAGCCAGTCAGTTCACAATGTTGcactcactgctgctgatgcgtgtTGCTGATCCAATTCCGATCGAAATACGATCGAAACGTGCAGCTCATCAGAGAGTAATCCCC
The sequence above is a segment of the Anopheles darlingi chromosome 2, idAnoDarlMG_H_01, whole genome shotgun sequence genome. Coding sequences within it:
- the LOC125949507 gene encoding steroid receptor seven-up, isoforms B/C isoform X1; translated protein: MYGGGVLCPSPSTATGFYNPRGQGSEIGALELGFPRGMALVPPPPHHASWRTTDPAGTLGGTHLPVSGSGGGAAGTTGSAGADDITTLGPSVMQTSSSSSSASGGQDKKDFLSSASASSAGGGAGTTSLSVGVGQHPSSAGSGGLAGLAGGPGSGSSIDKKEFLSLQQSTTPGSQSLTSQNGSQQDVKAQNIECVVCGDKSSGKHYGQFTCEGCKSFFKRSVRRNLTYSCRGNRNCPIDQHHRNQCQFCRLRKCLKMGMRREAVQRGRVPPSQPPGIPYGQYSIPNGEAVTGFNGHSYLSSYISLLLRAEPYPTSRYGQCMQTNNIMGIDNICELAARLLFSAVEWARNIPFFPDLQVTDQVALLRLVWSELFVLNASQCSMPLHVAPLLAAAGLHASPMAADRVVAFMDHIRIFQEQVEKLKALHVDSAEYSCLKAIVLFTTGKLLDNLFGDVHALLAKTSTQLHSLQSESDVIHLVQVHLYRAATQPSVESATGTLNTSVGSANNTSLNLNVTLNSSSSSSSSGNSSLGSSTSQVSTSGVEHHAGVTAAGSSSSVPSSIASPSVTTTTLPAGGGGTTESNITTAHSTNHSNNNNDHKTINHNLTTGTPSSGGQQHGTIGSNHRGASSSPLVAAGVGALFGSNAQSKTPPLPPLFSFHQNTPNRSYHGTLDDFVNLSSSSPYGVGSAFSSSFGTGGIFSPYSNSSLQGAIPGSAGGVGKYGHTAAATGAGGGSSTDYKFSPYSPWSSRR